A single window of Arcobacter venerupis DNA harbors:
- a CDS encoding adenylate kinase, translating into MKKLFLIIGAPGSGKTTDAELIATKHNNITHYSTGDMFRAEVSSGSQRGEIINTYISAGNIVPIDIAIETILGAIKNASTDIVIIDGYPRSVEQMVELDKYLSNESEVKLVNCIEVKVCEEVARDRVLGRARGTDDSVEVFNNRMRVYTEPLAQIQEFYSAKKLLKKINGERTIEKIVTEMDKYIQSKI; encoded by the coding sequence ATGAAAAAATTATTTTTAATTATTGGAGCACCTGGAAGTGGTAAAACTACAGATGCAGAATTAATTGCAACAAAACATAATAATATCACTCATTATTCAACTGGAGATATGTTTAGAGCTGAAGTTTCAAGCGGATCACAAAGAGGTGAAATAATCAATACTTATATTAGTGCAGGTAACATTGTACCAATTGATATTGCGATAGAAACAATTTTAGGAGCCATTAAAAATGCCTCAACAGATATTGTAATTATTGATGGATATCCAAGAAGTGTTGAGCAAATGGTTGAATTAGATAAATATTTATCAAATGAATCAGAAGTAAAATTAGTTAATTGTATTGAAGTAAAAGTTTGTGAAGAAGTAGCGCGTGATAGAGTTTTAGGACGAGCACGAGGTACAGATGATAGTGTTGAAGTATTCAATAATAGAATGAGAGTTTATACTGAGCCATTGGCGCAAATTCAAGAGTTTTATTCAGCAAAAAAATTATTAAAAAAAATAAATGGTGAAAGAACTATTGAAAAAATTGTAACTGAAATGGATAAATATATCCAATCAAAAATCTAA
- a CDS encoding competence/damage-inducible protein A, with product MLEKKVNFYSVIIGTELLNGRRADAHFTFLNQQLLSRGWEHKASFVIEDDPKLMFNIFNLIKADPDSVMFCFGGIGATPDDYTRQTAARAFTDYKMEFHEEAKNRIINQFGEDSYPHRINMAYLPKNAKLLTNIVNNVAGFYLEDRFFFTPGFPSMSQAMVVEALDTLYPKSQEKYRCVMTIDCSENDLIDTMKKMPKHLDFASLPRFIGETRKVVISLAGYDKDEVDKYFQLFVDFCESSKKEYILKDINI from the coding sequence ATGCTTGAAAAAAAAGTTAATTTTTATAGCGTAATAATTGGAACTGAACTTTTAAATGGACGTAGGGCTGATGCCCATTTTACATTTCTAAACCAACAGCTTTTATCACGAGGTTGGGAACATAAAGCCTCTTTTGTAATTGAAGATGATCCAAAACTTATGTTTAATATTTTTAATCTTATAAAAGCTGACCCAGATTCTGTGATGTTTTGTTTTGGTGGGATTGGAGCAACTCCTGATGATTACACAAGACAAACGGCAGCTAGGGCTTTCACAGATTATAAAATGGAATTTCACGAAGAAGCAAAAAATAGAATTATAAATCAATTTGGAGAAGATTCTTATCCTCACAGAATAAATATGGCGTATTTGCCAAAAAATGCAAAACTTCTTACAAATATAGTAAATAATGTAGCAGGATTTTACCTAGAAGATAGATTTTTCTTCACTCCGGGATTTCCATCTATGAGCCAAGCAATGGTTGTTGAAGCTTTAGATACTTTATATCCAAAATCACAAGAGAAATATAGATGTGTAATGACTATTGATTGTAGTGAAAATGATTTAATTGACACTATGAAAAAAATGCCTAAACATTTAGATTTTGCATCTTTGCCTAGATTTATAGGTGAGACTAGAAAAGTAGTAATTAGTCTTGCTGGATATGATAAAGATGAGGTTGATAAATATTTTCAGCTGTTTGTTGATTTTTGTGAAAGTAGTAAAAAAGAGTATATTTTAAAAGATATAAATATTTAG
- a CDS encoding adenylate kinase, whose product MNLMLFGAPGAGKGTQAKFLIEKYNIPQISTGDILRAAIADKTDMGMEAKKFMDDGKLVPDSTIIGIIKDRLAESDCKDGFILDGFPRTLAQAEALSELMSNMGISLDKVISLNVPDELIVGRITGRRVCSKCGASFHVEFNPSKKENECDYCGGELIIRKDDNAETVISRLDAYHTQTAPLIDFYTKMGVFMELDGTKDVSEVTADMMASLS is encoded by the coding sequence ATGAATTTAATGCTATTTGGAGCACCAGGAGCTGGTAAAGGAACTCAAGCAAAATTTCTAATTGAAAAATATAATATTCCTCAAATCTCAACAGGTGATATTTTAAGAGCTGCAATTGCAGATAAAACAGACATGGGAATGGAAGCAAAAAAATTCATGGATGATGGAAAATTAGTACCAGATTCAACTATTATTGGTATTATCAAAGACAGACTAGCTGAGTCTGACTGTAAAGATGGTTTCATTCTTGATGGATTTCCAAGAACCCTAGCACAAGCAGAGGCTTTAAGTGAATTAATGTCAAATATGGGAATCTCTTTAGATAAAGTAATCTCTTTAAATGTTCCAGATGAATTAATCGTTGGAAGAATTACAGGAAGAAGAGTTTGTTCAAAATGTGGAGCATCTTTCCATGTTGAATTTAATCCATCTAAAAAAGAAAATGAATGTGACTACTGTGGTGGTGAATTAATTATCAGAAAAGATGATAATGCTGAAACTGTAATTAGCAGACTTGACGCATACCATACACAAACTGCACCATTAATTGATTTTTATACAAAAATGGGTGTATTTATGGAACTTGATGGAACAAAAGATGTTTCAGAAGTTACAGCAGATATGATGGCTTCACTTTCATAA
- a CDS encoding tetratricopeptide repeat protein, which translates to MKKLLFLLIFLGTFLNALTFEEVYTIQKVQGTMKALSGYKELAKQNNPKAIHELALIYLSGDGIARNINKAQELLEKASDLGNTESTYVLAKLYLSKKTIFFDEKKAYNTFVDAANKNHSKAQLMLARFFLLGEIVPKDYEKAMYYFVLASKQKEYEANCFIAYMYATGTGVFPNFGRAHAFAKDGFNRKDKLCVKVWNDYNLFKYPKDEGFKIGDYNEPTK; encoded by the coding sequence ATGAAAAAATTGCTATTTCTTCTTATTTTTTTAGGAACTTTTTTAAATGCTTTAACTTTTGAAGAGGTTTATACTATTCAAAAAGTTCAAGGAACAATGAAAGCACTTAGTGGATATAAAGAATTAGCAAAGCAAAATAATCCAAAAGCTATCCATGAATTAGCTCTTATTTATTTATCAGGAGATGGAATAGCTAGAAATATAAATAAAGCTCAAGAACTATTAGAAAAAGCTTCTGATTTAGGGAATACAGAATCAACTTATGTTTTAGCGAAATTGTATCTTTCTAAAAAAACAATATTTTTTGATGAAAAAAAAGCTTATAACACTTTTGTCGATGCAGCAAATAAAAATCACTCAAAAGCACAACTTATGCTAGCAAGATTTTTTTTATTAGGTGAAATCGTTCCCAAAGATTATGAAAAAGCAATGTACTATTTTGTTTTAGCCTCAAAACAAAAAGAGTATGAAGCAAACTGTTTTATTGCATATATGTATGCAACAGGAACAGGGGTTTTCCCAAATTTTGGAAGAGCTCATGCTTTTGCAAAAGATGGTTTTAATAGAAAAGACAAACTTTGCGTAAAAGTATGGAATGATTATAATTTATTTAAATATCCAAAAGATGAAGGTTTTAAAATTGGGGATTATAATGAGCCTACTAAATAG